The Pseudomonas sp. S06B 330 genome contains the following window.
GCGCAAGGTCAATGGCGAAGTCACGGGAATCGGTTGCTGGTTGGACTGACGTTGATTGCCCACCACCACCGAATAGCTGGTGACCTGTAGCAATTGCTGGGTTTCAACGGCGTCCTGGCGCAGGGACAGGTCATCAGGCGGCAGGAATTGGCTGTGCAAAGGGGCTGCAGCCAGGGGCATGCTCAACAGCAGAAGAAGAGGAACAATCGCACGCATGACAGGCTCCTTGGTACGGCCTGGCACTCTAGCACGTCACTCGAAGTGCGTGCGCATCCAGGCCTGATAGTCGGCAACACCAGGTTCACCTTCGCGCGGCGCCCAACTCGCCAATTCCCCTTCGCCTACCGGGCGATAAGGGCCGGACTTGCACTCGAACATCACGCTGTCTGCCTCCAGCACCACCAGACCGTGAAAGGTACCCGGCGCCAGATCAACACCTAAGCAATCGCCACCGACCTGCATGACCCGTTTATCGATGACTGTGCCCTGCTCATCAAAGATCAACAGGCCCAGCTTGCCACGCAGCACAATCAGGCATTCAGCCTTATCGGCAGACAGGTGCCGGTGCGGCGGAATATAGGTGCCAGGCTGCAGGCCAACCGCCATGCGATGGCAAGGCTCTTCCATTTCATGAAAATTGTGATGCTGGCGACTGCGCGGATTAGCCGCAGCCTTGGCAGCCAGCTCGGCAAACAACGCGAGGTCGAGAAATCCGGGCTGGCGCATGGGATTCAGAGCCCTTTAACCGCGTAAATACCATTGGCGTTGCGCCAGTAACCCTTGTAGTCCATGCCATAGCCAAACACGTAACGGTCCACACAGCTCAGGCCACAGAAGTCGGCTTTAAGCTCGGCACTGGCCTTGCGGTCATGATCCTTGTCGATCAGCACGGCAGTGTGCACGGCGCGAGCTCCGGAATGTTTGCAGAAGTCGATGATGGCGCTGAGCGTGTGACCTTCATCAAGGATGTCATCGATGATCAGCACATCGCGGTCAATGAAGGAGACTTCCGGCTTGGCTTTCCAGAACAGATCACCACCGCTGGTCTGATTGCGATAGCGCGTAGCGTGCAGGTACGACGACTCCAGCGGGAACTGCAGGTGGGTCAACAGCTTGCCAGCGAAAATCAGGCCACCGTTCATCACACAGAACACCACCGGGTTACTCTCGGCTAGAACGTCGCTGATCTGCGCGCCAACGCGGGCGATGGCAGCCTCGACTTCGGCTTCGGTGTACAGGCAGTCAGCCTCTCGCATGACTTGACGGATATGCTCGAGATCAGCGGACATGGCGCTCTCCAGGGGGCTGCAATTGTGAAAAGCGGGCAAAGGTACGCATCCAAGGGCGCCAGATCAAGCATTTATGGACTAACGTCCAGAATGCCTATAGGACACACACGGCTGAATAGATTAATCTACCGCGGTTTTTTTGCCCGCCCCCCGGA
Protein-coding sequences here:
- a CDS encoding WbuC family cupin fold metalloprotein produces the protein MRQPGFLDLALFAELAAKAAANPRSRQHHNFHEMEEPCHRMAVGLQPGTYIPPHRHLSADKAECLIVLRGKLGLLIFDEQGTVIDKRVMQVGGDCLGVDLAPGTFHGLVVLEADSVMFECKSGPYRPVGEGELASWAPREGEPGVADYQAWMRTHFE
- a CDS encoding hypoxanthine-guanine phosphoribosyltransferase, translating into MSADLEHIRQVMREADCLYTEAEVEAAIARVGAQISDVLAESNPVVFCVMNGGLIFAGKLLTHLQFPLESSYLHATRYRNQTSGGDLFWKAKPEVSFIDRDVLIIDDILDEGHTLSAIIDFCKHSGARAVHTAVLIDKDHDRKASAELKADFCGLSCVDRYVFGYGMDYKGYWRNANGIYAVKGL